In Nakamurella antarctica, the following are encoded in one genomic region:
- the gnd gene encoding phosphogluconate dehydrogenase (NAD(+)-dependent, decarboxylating), with the protein MQLGLVGLGKMGGNMAQRLRSDGHEVIGYDRNPESNRSAASLEEMVAALSAPRVVWVMVPSGAPTRATIADLAKVLEAGDLIIDGGNSRYTDDQMHAKDLVEQGIKYVDAGVSGGVWGLTEGYALMVGGDDDAVAMAQPIFDSLKPAGAGGFVHAGPVGAGHFTKMVHNGIEYGMMQAYAEGYELLQATDLVPSPDAVFSSWQQGTVIRSWLLDLLVLAVADDPGLEQVRGYAQDSGEGRWTIEAAIEHAVPMPVITAALFARFASRQTESPAMKVIAALRNQFGGHAVGTAGSTTDVPVS; encoded by the coding sequence ATGCAACTAGGTCTCGTGGGTCTGGGAAAAATGGGCGGCAACATGGCCCAAAGGCTACGCAGCGACGGGCACGAGGTCATCGGGTATGACCGCAACCCGGAGTCGAATCGCAGTGCCGCATCGCTGGAGGAGATGGTGGCCGCGTTGTCGGCGCCGCGGGTGGTGTGGGTGATGGTCCCATCCGGTGCCCCGACGCGTGCGACTATTGCCGACCTGGCAAAGGTTTTAGAAGCTGGAGATCTCATCATCGACGGCGGCAACTCGCGCTACACCGATGATCAAATGCACGCAAAGGATCTCGTCGAGCAGGGGATCAAGTATGTCGACGCGGGTGTCTCCGGCGGCGTGTGGGGTTTGACCGAAGGATATGCGCTGATGGTTGGCGGCGATGACGACGCCGTCGCGATGGCGCAACCCATCTTCGACTCCCTCAAGCCAGCGGGGGCCGGTGGATTCGTTCACGCAGGCCCGGTGGGTGCGGGCCACTTCACCAAGATGGTTCACAACGGCATCGAATACGGCATGATGCAGGCCTATGCCGAGGGCTATGAGCTGCTGCAGGCCACGGACCTAGTCCCAAGCCCCGACGCGGTTTTCTCTTCGTGGCAGCAGGGGACCGTCATTAGGTCATGGCTGCTCGACTTGCTGGTGTTGGCCGTCGCCGACGACCCCGGGCTGGAGCAGGTGCGCGGCTATGCGCAGGATTCCGGTGAGGGTCGCTGGACCATCGAGGCTGCGATTGAGCATGCCGTTCCGATGCCCGTGATTACGGCCGCGCTGTTCGCTCGATTTGCATCGCGGCAAACCGAATCGCCCGCGATGAAAGTGATTGCGGCCCTTCGTAATCAGTTCGGCGGCCACGCGGTTGGCACCGCTGGCAGCACGACGGATGTTCCCGTCAGCTAG
- the recF gene encoding DNA replication/repair protein RecF (All proteins in this family for which functions are known are DNA-binding proteins that assist the filamentation of RecA onto DNA for the initiation of recombination or recombinational repair.), with protein MYTRHLSVADFRSWTIAELPLTPGINVLVGRNGVGKTNLVEALGYLATLSSHRVSGDVPLIRRGAERAIVRAAVVHESRELMLEVEITAGKANRARLNKSPLTRPRDMLGILRTVLFAPEDLALVRGDPSERRRYLDEVLIMRAPRFAGIKSDYDRALKQRNSLLKSAGAARRAGGGDLSTLEVWDEQLAGYGATLLAARLALVDEIRPHVAAAYADLAPTSAPADLMYRSSLGAALPAGGTEDDLRAAYLEEMQRLRRAELERGISLVGTHRDDVDLILGPGLAKGYASHGESWSFALALKMGGFGLLRSDGVDPVLILDDVFAELDSSRRSRLASLVADADQVLITAAVGADVPSELAGAQYLITEGAVTAVIKHPAPGEMESDQMMPTQITSAQMTPAHMMEDKE; from the coding sequence GTGTACACCCGGCACCTTTCGGTAGCGGACTTCCGGTCGTGGACCATCGCGGAGTTGCCCTTGACGCCGGGGATCAATGTGTTGGTGGGGCGTAATGGCGTCGGCAAAACCAATTTGGTCGAGGCGCTCGGATATCTCGCGACACTGTCTTCACATCGAGTCTCCGGTGATGTGCCATTGATTCGGCGCGGCGCTGAGCGGGCCATTGTCCGGGCCGCGGTGGTGCACGAGAGCCGCGAGCTGATGCTCGAGGTCGAGATAACCGCGGGCAAGGCTAATCGGGCCAGACTCAACAAATCCCCTCTCACGCGGCCGCGCGACATGCTCGGCATTTTGCGGACGGTATTGTTCGCGCCCGAGGACCTGGCGCTGGTGCGCGGCGACCCATCGGAGCGCCGCCGGTACCTTGACGAGGTGCTCATCATGCGGGCACCGCGGTTCGCTGGCATCAAGAGTGACTATGACCGAGCGTTGAAGCAGCGCAATTCGTTATTGAAATCTGCTGGAGCAGCACGCCGGGCGGGCGGTGGCGACTTGTCCACCTTGGAAGTGTGGGACGAACAGCTTGCCGGCTATGGTGCAACGCTGTTGGCGGCGCGCCTGGCACTGGTCGATGAGATCCGGCCGCACGTGGCTGCTGCCTATGCCGATCTTGCGCCGACGTCGGCTCCCGCCGACTTGATGTATCGCTCGTCCTTGGGTGCAGCATTACCGGCTGGCGGAACGGAGGATGATCTCAGGGCCGCCTACCTCGAGGAGATGCAGCGGCTCCGACGCGCGGAGTTGGAGCGCGGTATTTCGCTCGTGGGTACCCACCGTGACGACGTTGACCTCATTTTAGGCCCTGGGCTCGCGAAAGGCTATGCCTCCCATGGCGAGTCATGGTCTTTTGCGCTGGCGTTGAAGATGGGCGGATTCGGGTTGCTACGCAGCGACGGTGTTGATCCGGTGCTGATTTTGGACGACGTTTTTGCCGAATTGGACTCTTCGAGGCGGTCCAGGCTGGCCTCGCTGGTTGCGGATGCGGACCAAGTGTTGATTACCGCTGCGGTAGGGGCCGACGTTCCCAGCGAACTTGCTGGTGCGCAGTATCTCATTACCGAGGGCGCCGTGACGGCTGTGATTAAGCATCCCGCACCCGGGGAGATGGAGTCCGACCAGATGATGCCTACGCAAATAACGTCTGCGCAAATGACGCCCGCTCACATGATGGAGGATAAGGAATGA
- a CDS encoding DciA family protein yields the protein MTDDHFPSLNTSTPKPDGAPTIPPRGADLAREALAQARARTAAKRKAAGRTGVAGRNGAAGQRRRWSGAGPDQRDPKPLGATLKVWLKDSSVGADLDKANLLGRWPDIVGPEIAAHCDPSDLVDGELTLIAESTAWATQLRMMSPQIMGKIASAIGPNVVTKIRARGPSSPSWRFGTLHVPGRGPRDTYG from the coding sequence ATGACGGACGACCACTTTCCTTCTCTGAACACCTCAACCCCGAAACCTGATGGTGCACCGACAATCCCGCCGCGGGGAGCCGACCTTGCCCGCGAGGCATTGGCGCAGGCTCGGGCGCGAACAGCAGCAAAGCGCAAGGCCGCCGGCCGTACCGGAGTGGCCGGTCGTAATGGCGCCGCGGGGCAACGTCGCAGGTGGTCCGGTGCGGGACCGGACCAGCGCGATCCGAAGCCACTGGGTGCAACGCTCAAGGTGTGGCTGAAGGATTCCAGCGTAGGAGCCGATTTGGACAAGGCGAACTTGTTGGGCCGCTGGCCGGACATTGTGGGTCCAGAAATCGCCGCGCACTGTGATCCGAGTGATTTGGTCGACGGCGAACTGACGTTGATAGCGGAATCCACCGCATGGGCCACTCAGCTCAGGATGATGTCACCGCAGATTATGGGAAAGATTGCGAGCGCCATCGGCCCCAATGTGGTGACGAAGATCCGGGCGCGCGGACCATCAAGCCCTTCTTGGCGCTTTGGCACCCTTCATGTGCCGGGCCGGGGTCCCCGGGATACCTACGGTTGA
- the gyrB gene encoding DNA topoisomerase (ATP-hydrolyzing) subunit B, whose protein sequence is MATTTAHEYNASSITVLEGLEAVRKRPGMYIGSTGEVGLHHMVWEVIDNSVDEAMAGYADTVEVTLKPDGSVAVKDNGRGIPVEMHAQQKRPTVEVVMTILHAGGKFDSDSYATSGGLHGVGISVVNALSTRVDVDIERGGKAYYQRYNYAKPGKLEDRGPSSKTGTTVTFWADKDIFETTTYNFETISRRVQEMAFLNKGLTIKLRDERPKEVISSDGSVKPATEFVPVERAFHYPDGLVDYVKHLNASREPAHESIIGFEAKGDTMEVEVAMQWNNTYTESVHTFANTINTINGGTHEEGFRASLTTVVNKYATEKKLLKGADDKLSGDDVREGLAAIISIRLREPQFEGQTKGKLGNTEAKSFVQKACNEWLTDWFERNPTEARKIISKSIASAQARAAARKARDLVRRKGALEIGGLPGKLADCRSTDPGASELYIVEGDSAGGSAKSGRDSMFQAILPIRGKIINVEKARIDRVLKNTEVQSLITALGTGIHDEFDVAKLRYHKVILMADADVDGQHIRTLLLTLLFRFMRPLIEGGFVYLAMPPLYKIKWSRGEPDFVYTDRERDALMAMGLENGRKVNKDDGIQRYKGLGEMNAKELWETTMDPAHRLLQQVTLDDAATADELFSVLMGEDVESRRAFIIRNARDVRFLDF, encoded by the coding sequence ATGGCAACAACTACAGCTCATGAGTACAACGCTTCTTCGATCACCGTCCTCGAAGGCCTGGAGGCAGTTCGAAAGCGTCCTGGAATGTACATCGGCTCGACGGGCGAAGTGGGCTTACACCACATGGTCTGGGAGGTCATCGACAACTCCGTCGATGAGGCGATGGCCGGATACGCCGATACCGTTGAGGTCACGCTGAAGCCCGATGGCAGCGTTGCGGTGAAGGACAACGGCCGCGGGATTCCGGTGGAGATGCACGCGCAGCAAAAGCGTCCCACCGTCGAAGTGGTCATGACTATCCTGCACGCGGGTGGCAAGTTCGACTCCGACTCGTATGCCACCTCCGGTGGTTTGCACGGTGTGGGTATTTCCGTTGTCAACGCCCTCTCGACTCGGGTGGATGTGGATATCGAGCGGGGTGGCAAGGCGTACTACCAGCGGTACAACTATGCCAAGCCAGGCAAGTTGGAGGACCGCGGTCCGAGCAGTAAAACCGGTACCACCGTTACCTTCTGGGCCGACAAAGACATTTTCGAAACCACGACCTACAACTTCGAAACCATCTCGCGGCGGGTGCAGGAAATGGCCTTCCTCAATAAGGGTTTGACCATCAAGCTGCGGGATGAGCGACCCAAGGAAGTGATTTCCTCTGATGGCAGCGTGAAGCCGGCGACAGAGTTTGTGCCCGTGGAGCGCGCGTTCCATTACCCCGACGGCCTTGTCGATTACGTCAAGCACCTCAACGCTTCTCGCGAGCCAGCTCATGAATCCATCATCGGGTTCGAGGCGAAAGGCGACACGATGGAGGTGGAGGTCGCGATGCAGTGGAACAACACGTACACCGAGAGCGTTCACACCTTCGCCAACACTATTAACACCATCAATGGCGGCACCCACGAGGAGGGCTTTCGGGCTTCGTTGACGACGGTGGTCAATAAGTACGCGACGGAGAAGAAGCTGCTCAAGGGCGCCGACGACAAGCTGTCCGGCGATGACGTTCGTGAAGGTCTCGCTGCGATTATCTCGATTCGCCTGCGGGAGCCGCAGTTTGAAGGCCAGACCAAAGGCAAGCTCGGCAACACGGAGGCAAAATCCTTCGTACAGAAGGCGTGTAACGAATGGTTGACAGATTGGTTTGAGCGCAATCCCACTGAAGCTCGCAAGATCATTAGCAAGTCCATTGCCTCGGCCCAGGCCCGCGCCGCCGCACGAAAGGCTCGAGATCTGGTGCGCCGCAAAGGCGCCTTGGAGATCGGCGGCCTTCCCGGCAAACTGGCGGATTGCCGCTCGACCGACCCGGGCGCCTCTGAGCTCTACATCGTCGAAGGCGACTCGGCTGGTGGTTCCGCCAAATCGGGTCGGGACTCGATGTTCCAGGCGATTCTGCCCATTCGCGGCAAGATCATCAACGTCGAAAAGGCTCGCATCGACAGGGTTTTGAAAAACACCGAAGTGCAGAGCCTGATCACCGCTCTCGGCACTGGCATCCATGACGAGTTTGATGTCGCGAAGCTTCGGTACCACAAGGTGATCCTGATGGCCGACGCCGACGTGGACGGACAGCACATTCGAACATTGCTGCTTACTTTGCTGTTTAGATTCATGCGGCCGCTGATCGAGGGCGGGTTCGTGTACCTGGCGATGCCTCCGCTGTACAAGATCAAGTGGAGCCGCGGTGAGCCGGACTTTGTCTACACCGATAGAGAACGTGACGCCTTGATGGCGATGGGCCTAGAGAATGGCCGCAAGGTCAACAAGGATGACGGGATCCAGCGGTACAAGGGACTTGGCGAGATGAACGCGAAGGAACTGTGGGAAACCACTATGGACCCGGCGCACCGTCTGTTGCAGCAGGTGACGCTGGACGATGCGGCCACCGCCGATGAACTGTTCAGCGTGCTGATGGGGGAGGACGTCGAATCACGGCGCGCCTTCATCATCCGCAACGCACGTGATGTCCGTTTCCTGGACTTCTAA
- the gyrA gene encoding DNA gyrase subunit A produces the protein MQRSFIDYAMSVIVSRALPDVRDGLKPVHRRVLYGMYDSGFRPERSHVKCSRVVGDVMGNYHPHGDSSIYDTVVRMAQPWSLRYPMIDGQGNFGSPGNDPAAAMRYTESKLTHLAMHMLSGIDEDTVDMVANYDGKTTEPTVLPSRIPNLLMNGSSGIAVGMATNIPPHNLREIAAGVMWSLQNPEASDTELLEALLERIPGPDFPTGALIVGKDGIEDAYRTGRGSIRMRAVVEIEEDAKGRTILVVTELPYQVNPDNLVENIAQLHKDAKLAGIADIADESSDRVGRRIVVTLKRDAIAKVVLANLYKHTQLQTSFGANMLSIVDGVPRTLRLDQMVFYYVKHQMEVITRRTQFRLDAAERRAHILRGLVKALDALDEVIALIRAAETVDVARLGLMELLTVDEIQANAILEMQLRRLTALNRQQIIDELAAIEVEIADLLDILANEDRKRQIIMDELTEIVDKYGNDRRSRFVPYDGDVNMEDLIAQEDVVVTITRTGYAKRTKTDLYRAQKRGGKGVQGAALKQDDIVAHFFVTSTHDWLLFFTNKGRVYRAKAYELPEASRTARGQHVANLLAFQPDEKIAQVIQIRDYDVSPYLVLATKGGLVKKSKLTDFDSNRSGGIVAVNLRDDDELVGAVLCSSDDDLLLISAEGQSIRFHATDEALRPMGRATSGVLGMRFNSGDELLSMDVAQEGKHVLVATSGGYAKRTEIDEYPVQGRGGKGVLTIQYDKRRGKLVGALIVEIDDEVYAITSGGGVIRTTAKSVRKAKRQTMGVRLMNLSDGVKLIAIAKNPDAVEAAEAVAAGDVPDVDGDTDSNMADVNVIDTESDDETESGTEGTQVSE, from the coding sequence ATGCAACGCTCGTTCATCGACTACGCGATGTCCGTCATCGTGTCGCGGGCCCTGCCGGACGTGCGCGATGGGCTCAAGCCGGTTCACCGTCGCGTGCTGTACGGGATGTATGACTCGGGCTTCCGCCCCGAGCGTTCGCACGTCAAGTGCTCCCGCGTCGTCGGCGACGTGATGGGTAACTACCACCCGCACGGCGACTCATCGATCTACGACACCGTAGTGCGAATGGCGCAGCCCTGGTCGCTGCGCTACCCGATGATCGACGGCCAAGGTAACTTCGGTTCCCCCGGTAACGACCCGGCGGCCGCCATGCGGTACACCGAGTCGAAGCTGACACATCTTGCGATGCATATGCTCTCGGGTATCGACGAGGACACCGTCGACATGGTCGCCAACTACGACGGCAAGACCACCGAGCCGACCGTGCTGCCCAGCCGAATCCCGAACCTGTTGATGAACGGCTCGTCCGGCATCGCCGTCGGGATGGCCACCAACATTCCGCCGCACAACCTGCGCGAGATCGCGGCCGGCGTCATGTGGTCGCTGCAGAATCCGGAAGCCAGCGACACCGAACTTCTCGAGGCTCTGCTCGAGCGTATCCCCGGACCCGACTTCCCCACGGGCGCCTTAATTGTCGGTAAGGACGGCATCGAGGACGCCTACCGCACGGGCCGCGGCTCCATCCGGATGCGCGCCGTCGTCGAGATCGAAGAGGACGCCAAGGGACGCACCATCCTCGTCGTTACCGAACTGCCCTACCAGGTCAACCCCGACAACCTGGTAGAGAACATCGCGCAGCTGCACAAGGACGCCAAACTTGCCGGTATCGCAGACATTGCGGACGAGTCCAGCGACCGCGTGGGCCGGCGCATCGTCGTCACCCTCAAGCGCGACGCCATCGCCAAGGTGGTGCTGGCCAACCTTTACAAGCACACCCAGCTGCAGACGTCGTTTGGCGCGAACATGCTGTCGATCGTCGACGGGGTGCCGCGCACGCTGCGCCTCGACCAGATGGTGTTCTACTACGTCAAGCACCAGATGGAAGTCATCACCCGCCGGACCCAGTTCCGACTGGATGCCGCTGAGCGCCGCGCCCACATTCTGCGCGGCTTGGTCAAGGCACTCGACGCCCTGGACGAGGTGATCGCCCTCATCCGCGCCGCCGAGACCGTAGACGTCGCGCGCCTCGGGTTGATGGAACTGCTCACGGTTGACGAGATCCAGGCCAACGCAATCCTGGAAATGCAGCTGCGCCGGTTGACGGCGTTGAACCGCCAGCAGATTATCGACGAGTTGGCCGCGATCGAAGTCGAGATCGCCGACCTGCTCGACATTCTCGCTAACGAGGATCGCAAGCGGCAGATCATCATGGATGAGCTGACCGAGATCGTCGACAAGTACGGCAACGACAGGCGCTCCCGGTTCGTCCCTTACGACGGCGACGTCAACATGGAAGACCTGATCGCGCAGGAGGACGTGGTCGTCACGATCACTCGCACCGGATACGCGAAGCGCACCAAGACGGACCTGTACCGAGCGCAGAAGCGCGGCGGCAAGGGAGTGCAGGGCGCGGCGCTAAAACAGGACGATATTGTCGCCCACTTCTTCGTGACCTCCACGCACGACTGGCTGTTGTTCTTCACGAACAAGGGCCGTGTCTACCGGGCAAAGGCCTACGAACTGCCCGAGGCAAGCCGCACCGCCCGCGGGCAGCACGTAGCGAACCTGTTGGCATTCCAGCCGGATGAGAAGATCGCCCAGGTCATCCAGATCCGCGACTACGACGTGTCCCCGTACCTGGTGCTCGCCACCAAGGGTGGTTTGGTGAAGAAGTCCAAGCTGACGGACTTCGACTCGAACCGCAGCGGCGGCATCGTCGCAGTGAACCTGCGCGACGACGACGAACTGGTCGGCGCCGTGCTGTGTTCCTCCGATGACGACCTCCTGTTGATCTCGGCCGAGGGCCAGAGCATCCGCTTCCACGCCACCGACGAGGCACTTCGGCCAATGGGCCGCGCCACCTCCGGCGTCCTGGGCATGCGGTTCAACTCCGGTGACGAGCTGCTGAGCATGGACGTGGCGCAGGAAGGCAAGCACGTACTGGTCGCGACCAGTGGCGGCTACGCCAAGCGCACCGAAATCGACGAGTACCCCGTCCAGGGTCGCGGCGGTAAAGGCGTCCTGACGATCCAGTACGACAAGCGACGCGGCAAACTGGTGGGCGCTCTGATCGTCGAAATTGACGACGAGGTCTATGCCATCACCTCCGGTGGCGGTGTCATCCGGACCACAGCCAAGTCGGTGCGAAAGGCCAAGCGCCAGACCATGGGTGTGCGATTGATGAACCTGTCCGATGGCGTCAAGCTGATCGCTATTGCGAAAAACCCGGACGCTGTCGAGGCAGCCGAAGCCGTAGCCGCGGGCGATGTGCCGGACGTAGATGGTGATACCGATTCGAACATGGCGGACGTCAATGTGATTGATACTGAATCAGACGACGAAACCGAATCCGGCACAGAAGGGACACAGGTGAGCGAATGA
- a CDS encoding DUF3566 domain-containing protein — translation MSNPGLQPPQRGAAPAAAVNTVNDPASAGVSSAPMAGRAQPAAPRVDSRPVNSRTTRPAAKKVPRITSLQLKRVDPWTVLKVSLIVSIVMFFVWMIAIGLLYLLFGSLDVISRINDGWTTVTSASSEGSTPSALITPGVVFSVAAVIGAINIVLTTALATIAAFVYNAAAGMAGGVELTLGERD, via the coding sequence ATGAGCAACCCTGGTTTGCAACCACCTCAACGCGGGGCCGCACCCGCCGCAGCGGTGAATACCGTCAACGATCCCGCATCCGCAGGGGTCTCTTCGGCGCCTATGGCGGGTCGGGCCCAACCAGCTGCACCTCGAGTGGACAGCAGACCGGTAAACAGCCGTACCACGAGGCCCGCGGCAAAGAAGGTTCCGCGGATTACCTCATTGCAATTGAAGCGCGTGGACCCCTGGACGGTCCTGAAGGTGTCCCTGATCGTGTCGATCGTGATGTTTTTTGTGTGGATGATCGCGATCGGTCTGCTCTACCTGCTTTTTGGGTCCCTCGACGTGATTAGCCGAATCAACGACGGGTGGACCACCGTGACCTCCGCGTCGAGCGAAGGTTCCACACCTAGCGCCCTGATCACCCCGGGCGTGGTGTTCTCGGTGGCGGCCGTGATAGGCGCTATCAACATCGTGCTGACTACCGCGCTGGCCACCATCGCAGCGTTCGTGTACAACGCCGCCGCTGGAATGGCCGGTGGTGTTGAGCTCACCCTTGGCGAGCGGGACTAG
- a CDS encoding DLW-39 family protein, with protein MKKLLVLLGLAGAAYALVNQRKKAAAAEAALWDEATGVSR; from the coding sequence ATGAAGAAGCTCCTGGTGTTGCTCGGACTGGCTGGTGCGGCTTATGCACTGGTCAATCAACGTAAGAAAGCGGCAGCTGCCGAAGCTGCCCTCTGGGACGAAGCCACCGGCGTGTCCCGCTAG
- the ispF gene encoding 2-C-methyl-D-erythritol 2,4-cyclodiphosphate synthase, translating to MPDPIDVGPYRIGHGHDVHALVPGRVLCLGGVVIEDAQAGFDTHSDGDVLSHAVVDALAGAIADGDLGTHYPENDPDAEDARSLDFVREFGQYVRRAGYELVNLDSFVTLGTTRLRPHVENMADNLAAALGVRRQQVSVKARSHDGLGLEGRGEAASATVTVLLRSTL from the coding sequence ATGCCAGATCCCATTGATGTCGGTCCCTACCGAATCGGCCACGGCCACGATGTTCACGCCTTAGTACCAGGCAGGGTGCTTTGTCTTGGAGGAGTTGTTATCGAGGACGCGCAAGCCGGCTTTGACACACACAGCGACGGGGATGTCCTGTCTCACGCTGTCGTAGATGCCCTAGCCGGAGCGATCGCGGATGGGGATCTCGGCACTCACTATCCGGAAAACGATCCAGACGCTGAAGACGCGAGGAGCCTCGATTTCGTTCGAGAATTTGGGCAATACGTTCGACGAGCTGGTTATGAACTGGTGAACCTCGACAGCTTTGTTACCCTGGGGACTACCCGTTTGCGACCGCATGTTGAAAACATGGCCGACAACCTGGCAGCCGCGCTGGGTGTTCGACGTCAGCAGGTCTCTGTGAAGGCTCGATCGCACGACGGGCTCGGACTAGAGGGCCGTGGTGAAGCTGCTAGTGCAACAGTCACAGTGCTGCTCCGTTCCACGCTGTAA
- a CDS encoding CorA family divalent cation transporter — protein sequence MDLVTQSGSPERWLSPSILLAAAFDTRSALASAGWFASLFEWEDRFPGHHVPILIEHLNFEVVGDSTLLTDGGRQFDLVHIEVALDGTPGLPTIDALLRQFVPSCILDELPNLPDYAAVTVNSNRDTEAPESWAALGASFIDVPVNTLPSTRGGSLAVISATRWARVVRWNVGLLVVWTPPNGYWNAIDVRWPHHAIPSRKRESLAMMLDDSRTVDARLLDWFREASAHERYFLGTWTTELEVWESQLFAQLARGQQAYSTINLPTLQRDIGVLAGYLDRVRVSQRFYLRRAEVSAVVGGVPGLQDLFNDVQQHLGADLRQARESLRSAFELLSSVSQGAQAYAAAESQKGQERLNKVLTAVTAVLFVPTLVAGVYGTNVRELSPGSSGSLLELFALMFGLSLSSIGVLTWGRAGKPTLWSGTTCVIGLLVTVAVVLRHSSPVAAVLVGLGGPILAVLLALTLQFVTRLSNARSH from the coding sequence ATGGACTTGGTAACGCAATCGGGGAGTCCGGAGCGGTGGTTGTCGCCCAGTATTCTCCTAGCAGCAGCTTTTGACACGCGCTCCGCGCTGGCGAGCGCGGGTTGGTTCGCCTCTCTGTTTGAGTGGGAGGATCGCTTTCCGGGTCATCACGTTCCGATTTTGATAGAACATTTGAACTTTGAAGTAGTAGGTGATTCTACTCTTCTGACAGACGGAGGTCGACAGTTCGATCTGGTCCATATCGAGGTCGCCCTGGATGGCACTCCGGGACTCCCGACTATTGATGCACTGCTTCGGCAGTTTGTTCCTTCCTGCATTTTGGACGAACTGCCGAATCTTCCGGACTACGCAGCGGTCACCGTAAATTCCAATCGCGACACCGAAGCACCCGAGTCGTGGGCAGCCCTCGGAGCTTCATTTATAGACGTGCCCGTGAACACCCTGCCCAGCACGAGAGGTGGTTCTCTGGCGGTTATCTCGGCTACACGCTGGGCGAGGGTCGTTCGGTGGAACGTCGGCCTTCTCGTAGTTTGGACCCCACCGAATGGTTACTGGAACGCGATAGATGTTCGTTGGCCACACCATGCTATTCCGTCCCGCAAACGCGAATCGCTGGCCATGATGCTAGATGATTCACGAACAGTGGACGCCCGCCTTCTCGATTGGTTCAGGGAGGCTTCGGCCCACGAACGCTATTTTTTGGGGACCTGGACCACAGAGTTAGAGGTGTGGGAGTCCCAGCTTTTCGCGCAGTTAGCGCGAGGTCAGCAGGCCTACTCGACCATCAACCTCCCTACCCTCCAGCGAGACATCGGCGTGCTGGCAGGGTATTTAGACCGGGTCCGCGTGAGTCAGCGCTTCTATCTTCGACGCGCGGAGGTATCAGCCGTAGTGGGCGGTGTACCTGGGCTCCAAGACCTCTTTAACGACGTGCAGCAGCACTTGGGTGCTGATCTTCGGCAGGCGCGTGAGTCCCTCCGCTCAGCGTTCGAGTTGTTGAGCAGCGTCAGTCAAGGGGCGCAAGCTTACGCCGCTGCGGAGTCCCAGAAGGGTCAGGAGCGACTCAACAAGGTTCTCACCGCTGTCACTGCTGTCCTATTTGTACCGACTCTGGTAGCCGGCGTCTACGGAACCAATGTTCGAGAACTCAGCCCGGGGTCTTCGGGTTCGCTGCTGGAGCTTTTTGCCTTAATGTTCGGACTCTCTCTGTCCTCAATCGGTGTGCTTACTTGGGGGCGAGCCGGCAAGCCCACCCTGTGGTCTGGAACCACCTGCGTAATTGGATTGCTGGTGACGGTTGCCGTCGTGCTGAGGCACTCGTCCCCGGTGGCTGCAGTTTTGGTCGGACTCGGAGGCCCAATTCTCGCGGTGTTGTTAGCTCTGACGTTGCAATTCGTGACACGCTTGTCGAATGCCAGATCCCATTGA